ACCTAAAATTCCTAGAGGAAAAAATCAAACCGAGTTCAATGCTAGTTGAATTTGGCAAACCTCGATCGGTTTATTTCTACCCTTGAGAATCGGTAAGGCTTGCTACAAATTTTATCTTTTTTTCTGTTTTAAAGACAAAGTAAAGCAAGTTGATAGTTTTAAATAAGATATTGAATAAGATGTTAATGAGTTTTCTATGAAATTAATGTGAGAAAACTCTTAGATAATTTAGACGTAAAAAGTTATAGTTAAAAATTCATAATTATGTATACTAGGATGCTTGACAAAGCCTCCCTTGGATCTAGCTGCCACTGAACGGATCTCTCGCGATCGCTGAGTGTTAAGAAATTATGTTTAAAAATAGAGTTAAAAAAGATAACAATTATTGATAAAATAATCGAGACAGGAAATACAGTCAACTCTTATTCGATCGCCACAATAATAGTGATAGATAAGATATGTTTACTGTTAGTAGATTCAATCAAATTTTAGGGAGATACTGAAACTTATGGCTTTAGCAGTTGGTACGCAAGCACCTACATTTACAGTCAAAGATACTAATGGTAATACAGTCTCCTTATCTGATTTTGCTGGTAAAACTGTAGTTTTGTACTTCTATCCCAAAGACGATACACCGGGCTGTACGAAACAAGCTTGTAGTTTCCGAGATGCCAAGCAAACTTACAATGACAAAGACGTTGTAATCTTAGGTGTAAGCGTTGATGACGAGCAGTCTCATCAACAATTCACTGAGAAATACGGGCTGAATTTTCCACTTTTAGCTGACACTCAGCAGACTCTAGTTAAAGCCTATGACGTTGACGGTGGCGGCTATGCTAAGCGCGTAACTTACGTAATTGATGGGAGCGGTAAAATCGTCCACGTCGATAGCAGCGTTAATACCACAACCCATGCTAGTGACGTGCTAGCAGCATTAGGATTATAAAAAGTAAAAGGATGGCATTGCCATCCCTTTACTTACTTATTTTGGTTGAGGTGGATTAGCAGGATTGTTATTAGGTTGCGATGGATTTTGTTGCATCCTTTGTAGCTGCTGCTGGCGAAACTTAGCAGCGGCATCGTCCAAAGATTGATTTTGCTCGGTTGCAAAATCTCCCGCGGAGCGAATATTACCCATTTGAGCGCGGTGCATAATATCCATTAAACCGCTCATAGCGTCGCCAGTATCACCACGGGAAAAGGGATCGCGATTTTGTTCCTGATTCAGATCCCGCAGAGGTTCGGCATCTGAGGTTGCTTGCGCCCAAGTGGGTTGTGGTAGTAATAAGGTAGCTAAGCTCATTCCTACTACTGCACCGAAAAAGATTTTTGTCAGAGATGAAGCTGAGATTTTCATGGAGTGATAGCTCGCATAAATAAAAATAGGAAGATAGGCTTTGTACTTATGCTAGAGTCCGCCGCAGTAAGGGTTGAATGCTCAGCACAGCTACGAAGCTAAAACCGACCAACATCAGTATAGCTCCGCCAAATGTCACTGCACCCCAAGGCGCTTGCATGACTACATTACCTAAGTTCCAGCTATTGTGTAGATAGAGATAGCGGATCGGTTCGATCGCATAGCTTAATGGGTTAATTGTTGCGACAATTTGCAACCACTTAGGCATAAAAGACAAAGGCGCGAGAGCCGTGCTAGCAAATAGCAAGGGCAGTTGAGTCACGAAAATGACGGCAATCAGTTCTATATGTCCGGGTAAAGCGAAGGCTAAACCGAGACTTACAGCTGTTACGCCCAAAGCTAGCAGTAAAATAATTAAAGCGATCGCCCCCAAACCAGCTAGATTGGGTAAACCAGCGCCCAAAAAGGCAGCTGCCGCCACAATAACTGCTGCTTGCAACAAACTCTGACTGACAATAAAAATAGTTGAAGCTAAAACAATCGAGAAGCGCGAAGCCAGAGGAGCGACTAACAAGCGGTTTAAAAAGCCGAATTCGCGATCGAACATCACTGGTAATCCTGCATTTAGCGCTCCACTAAAGGCAGTAAAAACGATCACGCCAGCACTTAAAAATTGACCGTAATTGGTGCTATCGCCAAACATTCCTTTGGGGGCATTTTGAAACAAAGCACCAAATAGAATCAACCACATGACGGGTTGAATAATTCCAGCAATTAAAGTTGAAGGACGGCGCTGTAACTGAATGAAAAGGCGGCGAGTCAATGCCAAAGTTTCTTGGACGAGTTCTCCTAGCCAGTTAGAAGTATCTTCTTTTTGAACTGCCGTCGATGCCAGTTGTTGCCAATTAGCATCAGATTTTGGAGGTATAAAAGTGCTGCTCATATTATTTTGTGTTGTTGGTAGTTGGTAGTTGGTAATTGGTAGTTGGTAATTGGTAGGTGTTAATAATGAGTTGCAAATGACCAATAACTATTAACCATTACTACCCGTTACCCATTACCTATCTCATATTTTGCTTTCTTTCTGCTTTGGGATCGCGGCTTCCGGCGGCGGCGAGTTCGGCATCCATCAGAGTGCGACCTGTGGCGGCGAGGTAAACGTCGTCTAAACTAGGGCGAGATTGGGAAATGCCAAAAATGGGCAAACCAGCAGATTTCATCGTTGCCTCAATTTGAGTTAAAGCTTCTGCTTGGGGTGTGACAACGAGATTGAGCGAGTTACCTTGAGCGCTATTGACGATCGCTTCTTGGACGAAGGGCAGCGCTGTCAGCATTTGTTTAGCTTTTTCTGCTTCTTCTGGGGGTGAAAACTCGCGGATGCGGAGGGTAATGCGATCGCCGCCTACTTTATCTTTTAATTGAGAAGGCGTACCGGAAGCAATAACTAAACCGCGATCGATAATTGCTACCCTGTCAGCCAATGCGTCAATTTCTTCTAGGTAGTGGCTGGTGATTAAGACGGTAGTTCCCAATTCGCGCAATTGACGTAAAAAATCCCACACGACAAAACGGCTTTCGATGTCGAGTCCAACGGTGGGTTCGTCCAATACCAAAACATCGGGAGCGTGTAGCAAGCCTGCTGCCAAGTCTAGACGCTTGCGTAAACCGCCGGAGTACGTACCTGTCTTTTTGTCTGCATACTCCTGCAAGCCCAGTAAATTTAATACCGTATCGATCCGCTGTTTGACTACGGCATTGGGTAAGTGATAGAGAGCTGCTTGTAGTTGCAACAACTCTCGTCCCGTCAGCACTTTATCGGGAGCGACTTCCTGCGCGACATATCCCAATCTCCGTCTAGCGGCTCTAGGGTTATTTAATACCGAAATTCCAGAAACTTCTACTACTCCTGCATCTGGTGTAGAGAGGGTACACAAGATGCGCAAGGTTGTAGTTTTACCCGCACCGTTGGGACCGAGTAGACCAAAAATCTCCCCAGCTTCGATCGCAAAGGAGATATCTTTGACAGCCTCAACACTGCCATAGCGCTTTTGCAAATTTTGGATGAAAACAGCAGGAGCCATAGGAGCTTTTTCTCGCTAGCAGCGATACAAATCTAAATACTTCCTGTCTTCATCATAGAAGAGTGAGTAGTGACTGGTGACTAGTGGCAAGAAAATAGATTGACTAGCCACTAGTCAAAGCACCACTATCTAGAAATGAGAATCGTGCTGATGATGGTGTTTAAGCTGGAAGCTAAAGCGTTTGCAACCTGGTGGGTGAAGGGTAGGCTATCGACCACCATGCCCGCACACAATAGCATCATGTAAAGGATGGAGTAGAGGAATAGCGATCGCGCTTGGATTTTACAGGTGGGATTTTGCCATAACAGCCAAGCTTTACGCACGAAGATGCTACCAAGAATCAAGGCGATCGCGCCGTAGAGAAGACCGCACGATTGTAGGGGATAAATCAGTAAAAACGTGGCGGGGATCAGAATTAGGGTGTAGAACCAAATCTGCTGCGCCGTAGTCTCGTCGCCCGCTACGACAGGTAACATCGGTACGCCTACTTTGGCGTAGTCTTCGCGGATCATCAATGCTAGCGCCCAGAAATGAGGTGGTGTCCACAGAAAGACAATGGCGAAGATCGTCCAAGCCGTCCAGCTTAAACTTCCCGTCACCGCTGCCCAACCAACTAAAGCGGGAATTGCCCCTGCTGCACCACCAATGACGATATTTTGAGGGGTATGACGTTTGAGAAAATGGGTATATATGGCAACGTAGAAGACAATGCCAGACATTGCTAACAGAGCAGCTAGCAGGTTGGCAAAGACTGCTAAGAGAGAGAAAGAAATTGCTGCTAGGGCGATCGCAAAAATTAGGGCGTGGTGCGACTGTACTCGTCCTGAAGGAATTGGACGGTGGCGGGTTCGTTCCATCGCATAATCGATATCGCGATCGTAAATACAGTTGACGGTTTGGGCAGCAGCAGCAGCAAAAGTTCCCCCAACTAGGGTGACAACGAGCAATTTTGGATCGACTCGTCCTTCGGCTGCAATCCACATACTGCCAGCAGTTGTAATCAGAAGTAGAGGTATAATCCTCGGTTTAGTTAGCTGATAGTAGCTATGAACGACTTGAAGAAAGTTTTGATGGTGTCTAGAGACATCTGCCCCGATCATAAAATTCACACCAAATTCCGTTTATTTTGAAACCAACACATTATCAGAAGGCAGGAGGGTAGAAGCAAAAGCTATAAGTGCTTTCGCCCACCACGCACCACTTTTTACCGATTGCTAATCACCACTCACCAGTCACGAGTCAAAATTCACTAGGCACTGATAACTATGTACAGACGTTACATGTAACGTCTCTACTGGTCCCTGATAACTGGTCGTTGTGACCGTGATGGTCGCTGCACCTTTGCGTTTACGCAGCGGGGCGATTTAGCCCAGCACGATCGCTGCGCGAACCGCCGTAAACATCGCGAATTGCCAGTACGGTGTAGCCAACCAAAACACCTAGTAAGGCTGCGCCAACAAACTGGTGCGATACGGTCAGTGGTTCTACTTGTAAATGCAAGCGGAAGGTGGCAAGTCCTAAAAGAATTTGCAGTAGGATTAGTCCGCCAGCCATGTTTGCCAGTCGGCGCAACGCGGGATGCAAAGCCGGAGTTCGCCAAGATAGTAACACTAAAACCAAGGTGGCTAGCGTTGGGGGAACCACACCCCCGATGTGACTGTACATGACGCTACACAATTGCTGTCCGGTTAAGCATTGGTGTAGCGCCCAGCGCGAACCTACTAATGCGCCAAGCAAACTTTGCACGTAGACTAACACAGCAGCAGCCAATCCCAACCAAGCCAATTTACCTGCGTTACCAGTTCCTTGATAAGGCGTGAGTGCCGTGCCAATAACCAGTAATGCACTAAAGAATAAGAGCGCCGTTCCCAAGTGCGCGGTGACAATATCGAATCGCAGTAATTCCGTAACTGTCAGTCCGCCCAAGACCCCTTGAAAGACAATCAGGCTAAGGGCAAAGATCGCCGCCCAAGGTAGCCAGCGGGGGAGAAAGTTACGGTTCCACCAACTCACGACTGTTAGCGCGATCGCCCCTAGCCCGATTAAAGCTGCATCTAGGCGATGAAACCACTCTAAAAATACTTGAAAATTCATCTGTTGAGTCGGTACGAGCGTACCGTAACACAGGGGCCAGTCTGGGCAAGCTAACCCAGCATTCATTACCCGCGTAGCACTACCAATCGCCATCAAAATCAAAGTTGCTACGCATAATTTCCACACCAATCGCCGAATTCTTTCCCGTGGCTGGGACTGCTCGATTGTGTCTGTGTTTTGTCTTTGCAGGACGAACTCAGTCATGGACTGTACCTTAATTGCCTGTCTTCAAAGAGTTGCCAGTATCTAACCAAGTATTTACAAATATGTAAGTGCTAGCTCACCTTCCACCCTAGCGCATCGTCGCGAGGTGATTTGGTTAGCCATATACCTAATGTGCCGGATTGCCGTAGCTTAGCCCCTAAGCTTTAGAGATTTTTAAATTGTTCTACTCCGTTACATTTGTTCATGGTTGATAGATAACCAACTCAAACTTGAGCTAGATTCGCTTAGGTAGTCGATTCGATTGAGACGGGAATCAGTTGTCAGTTATCAGTTATCAGTGACCAGTAGAGACGCTACATGTAACGTCTCTACGAAGTTAAGTTATCAGAGACCAATTAATTTTGACTTGTGACTTGTGACTTGTGACTTATGACTTGTCCCCTCCCCTAGCCCCTCATCTCCCTGCTCTACCCACAGAAAAGTTCCAAAAAAATCAGAAAAAATTAACTTGAGGATCGGCAGGTTTTGGGCTGGCTGCACTACCTTGGTAAGTGAGTGTGGCTAATTGTTAAGAAGCTAAAAATTATCAAATCCTTAACCGTGAACATTCCTAGTTCTATTTGGACGCTATTAATTGGCATCGTCTTGACTCTGACAAGTCTGTGGTACGGTCAGAATCACGGGTTACTACCCACGGCAGCCTCAGATGAAGCCACCTTGGTTGATGGGCTGTTCGACACAATGATGACGATTGGCACGGGTCTGTTTGTGCTGGTACAAGGCATATTGATCTATGCTGCCTTTAAGTTTCGCCGTCGCCAGGGCGATAACACTGACGCGCCTCCCGTGTTCGGTAATATTCCTCTAGAAATTCTGTGGACGGCGATCCCGGCAATTATTGTCATCGGCTTATCGATCTACAGCTTTGATGTCTACAACGAAATTGGTGGTTTCGATCCCCACAGCGCTCACGAAGCCCCTATTGCTGGGCAAGCAATGAAAATGCCAGGGGCAGCGATTGCGGCAACATTGAACGATACGCCGCCTAGCACCGCACCCAACGCGAATCAAATCAAGTCGGATGAGGCAATGTCAGATCCAGCCACAGCCTCCGTCCGCAACTCCGACCAAATTCCTCAAAAGCGCGATGCTCCTGGTATGGGTATAGTCTCTCCTGGCATCGGTGCCAGCCCAGATAACGAAGGAAAAGTCCCAGGGCTAGCAGTCAACGTCACTGGCTTGCAATATGCTTGGATTTTCACCTATCCAGATACGGGCGTGGTGGCTAGTGAATTGCACGTTCCTGCGGGTAAAGAAGTGAAACTAGACATGACAGCAAACGATGTCATTCACGCTTTTTGGGTTCCAGAGTTGCGTTTAAAACAAGATGTGATTCCTGGTAGACAAAGTGAAATTCGCTTCACCCCAAAAATTGTAGGGGAATATAAAGTGATCTGTGCTGAACTTTGCGGTCCTTATCACGGGGCGATGAATACCAAGTTTATTGTGGAAACACCAGAAAACTTTGACAAGTGGATGCAGGAACAACAAGTCGCAACTAAGGGCAATCTAGAACAGGCGATCGCCCTAAATGCCGCAGATCGTTCCCCCGCTGAATTTCTCTCCCCCTACACCGCGCAAATGGGAATTCAGCCCGAAACCCTTCATCAACTTCACCATCACTAGTGTTGAGATTTTAAGGACAAGGGGGACAAGGGGGACAAGGAGGACAACGGAGACAAGGACGATGAAGCAACAGCCAAATCATCTCCTTTTCCTTCTCTCTGTTGTATTCCCCTACTCCCTACTCCCTACTCCCTACTCCCTTTTTTTGCTATGACTCAAGCACAAATCCAACGATCGGCTAACTTATCTATCTTGGAAGCAGAACCAGGAGAAAGAAAGTGGCGCGATTACTTTACTTTTAATACCGACCATAAGGTAATCGCCATTCAATACCTGGTGACAACGTTTGTTTTCTACTGTATCGGCGGCGTAATGGCTGACATGGTGCGGACGGAACTGAAAACGCCCGAAGTCGATTTTGTCAGCCGCGAAGTGTATAACAGCTTGTTTACACTCCATGCCACGATCATGATTTTTCTGTGGATCGTGCCAGCAGGGGCGGGTTTTGCTAACTTCCTGATTCCCTTGATGATTGGGGCAAAGGATATGGCATTTCCGCGCTTGAACGCTGTCGCATTTTGGATGATCCCGCCTGGAGGGATCTTACTCATCAGCAGTTTGATCCTGGGCGACGCTGCTGACGCTGGCTGGACTTCTTATCCTCCCCTTAGTTTAGTCACGGGACAATTAGGCGAGGGAATTTGGATTATCAGCGTTTTGCTGTTGGGAACTTCTTCAATTTTGGGGGCAATTAATTTCCTCGTCACCTTGTTGAAGATGCGGACACCAGGTATGAGTACGACGCAAATGCCCCTATTCTGTTGGGCAATGCTGGCGACTTCTGCCTTGACGCTCGTTTCTACACCAGTGTTAGCAGGTGCTTTGATTCTGCTATCTTTCGACTTATTTGCTGGCACGGCATTTTTTAATCCCACAGGTGGTGGCGATCCGGTAGTTTACCAACATATGTTTTGGTTCTACTCGCACCCTGCGGTGTACATCATGATTCTGCCCTTTTTCGGGATCATTTCCGAGGTGATCCCCGTTCACTCCCGCAAGCCAATTTTCGGTTATAAAGCGATCGCCTATTCGAGTTTGGCAATTAGCTTTTTGGGATTGATCGTCTGGGCACACCACATGTTTACCAGCGGTATTCCTGGTTGGTTGCGGATGTTCTTCATGATCACGACGATGATCATTGCCGTACCTACGGGGATCAAAGTTTTTAGTTGGTTGGGGACGATGTGGGGTGGTAAAATTCGCCTCAACAGTGCGATGCTGTTTGCGATCGGCTTTGTCAGCCTGTTCGTCATCGGCGGGATCAGTGGTGTCATGCTGGCTGCCGTACCGTTTGACATCCACGTTCACGATACCTATTTTGTCGTCGCTCACCTGCACTACGTTCTATTTGGTGGCTCGGTCTTCGGAATCTATGCTGGAATTTACCACTGGTATCCCAAAATGACGGGACGGATGATGAATGAATTCTGGGGTAAGGTTCATTTCGCTTTGATGTATGTTGGGATGAACTTGTGTTTCTTACCGATGCACAAACTCGGACTGATGGGTATGAACCGCCGGATTGCCGAGTATGATGCCAAGTTCGCTACGCTGAACTTTGTCTGTACGATGGGGGCTTACTTACTAGCTATCTCCACCGTACCGTTCATCATTAATGCGATTTGGAGTTGGATGTACGGTCCCAAAGCTGGTAACAATCCTTGGGAAGCACTAACCTTAGAATGGATGACAAGCTCGCCACCGGCGATCGAAAATTTTCATGGATTTCCCGTACTAGCAACTGGTCCTTACGATTACGGTATGGACAGACCTAAATCTGAGGTCGATGTTCCCTTGGCTGATGAAAGAGAACCGGCTTTAGCTGCTGGACCCAAATCGGCTTTACGTGCCGATCCCGACCCAAATGTAGCTGCCAATCCTGAAGATCGTAAGTAGAACTCCCACTCCCTACTCCCTAAATTATGCAAAGTCCAACCATAGACCCAGCAAAAACGGAACTTAATTACCACCACAAAGCAGAAGCCGCTCATCATGAAGAACATCCTGATTTTCGGATGTTTGGCTTAGTCATGTTCTTAATCGCAGAGGGCATGATTTTTCTTGGCATGTTTGGCGCGTATTTGGCTTATCGCTCCACTTTACCCAGTTGGCCTCCCGAAGGAACGCCAGAATTAGAACTTCTACTACCAGGAGTCAACACGATTATCCTGATTTCTAGTAGTTTCGTGATGCATAATGCCGATACCGCAATTAAGAAGAATGATGTCACGGGTATGCG
This window of the Chroococcidiopsis thermalis PCC 7203 genome carries:
- a CDS encoding daunorubicin resistance protein DrrA family ABC transporter ATP-binding protein, which encodes MAPAVFIQNLQKRYGSVEAVKDISFAIEAGEIFGLLGPNGAGKTTTLRILCTLSTPDAGVVEVSGISVLNNPRAARRRLGYVAQEVAPDKVLTGRELLQLQAALYHLPNAVVKQRIDTVLNLLGLQEYADKKTGTYSGGLRKRLDLAAGLLHAPDVLVLDEPTVGLDIESRFVVWDFLRQLRELGTTVLITSHYLEEIDALADRVAIIDRGLVIASGTPSQLKDKVGGDRITLRIREFSPPEEAEKAKQMLTALPFVQEAIVNSAQGNSLNLVVTPQAEALTQIEATMKSAGLPIFGISQSRPSLDDVYLAATGRTLMDAELAAAGSRDPKAERKQNMR
- a CDS encoding heme o synthase yields the protein MIGADVSRHHQNFLQVVHSYYQLTKPRIIPLLLITTAGSMWIAAEGRVDPKLLVVTLVGGTFAAAAAQTVNCIYDRDIDYAMERTRHRPIPSGRVQSHHALIFAIALAAISFSLLAVFANLLAALLAMSGIVFYVAIYTHFLKRHTPQNIVIGGAAGAIPALVGWAAVTGSLSWTAWTIFAIVFLWTPPHFWALALMIREDYAKVGVPMLPVVAGDETTAQQIWFYTLILIPATFLLIYPLQSCGLLYGAIALILGSIFVRKAWLLWQNPTCKIQARSLFLYSILYMMLLCAGMVVDSLPFTHQVANALASSLNTIISTILISR
- a CDS encoding peroxiredoxin, translating into MALAVGTQAPTFTVKDTNGNTVSLSDFAGKTVVLYFYPKDDTPGCTKQACSFRDAKQTYNDKDVVILGVSVDDEQSHQQFTEKYGLNFPLLADTQQTLVKAYDVDGGGYAKRVTYVIDGSGKIVHVDSSVNTTTHASDVLAALGL
- a CDS encoding cytochrome c oxidase subunit II, translated to MNIPSSIWTLLIGIVLTLTSLWYGQNHGLLPTAASDEATLVDGLFDTMMTIGTGLFVLVQGILIYAAFKFRRRQGDNTDAPPVFGNIPLEILWTAIPAIIVIGLSIYSFDVYNEIGGFDPHSAHEAPIAGQAMKMPGAAIAATLNDTPPSTAPNANQIKSDEAMSDPATASVRNSDQIPQKRDAPGMGIVSPGIGASPDNEGKVPGLAVNVTGLQYAWIFTYPDTGVVASELHVPAGKEVKLDMTANDVIHAFWVPELRLKQDVIPGRQSEIRFTPKIVGEYKVICAELCGPYHGAMNTKFIVETPENFDKWMQEQQVATKGNLEQAIALNAADRSPAEFLSPYTAQMGIQPETLHQLHHH
- the ctaD gene encoding cytochrome c oxidase subunit I, whose product is MTQAQIQRSANLSILEAEPGERKWRDYFTFNTDHKVIAIQYLVTTFVFYCIGGVMADMVRTELKTPEVDFVSREVYNSLFTLHATIMIFLWIVPAGAGFANFLIPLMIGAKDMAFPRLNAVAFWMIPPGGILLISSLILGDAADAGWTSYPPLSLVTGQLGEGIWIISVLLLGTSSILGAINFLVTLLKMRTPGMSTTQMPLFCWAMLATSALTLVSTPVLAGALILLSFDLFAGTAFFNPTGGGDPVVYQHMFWFYSHPAVYIMILPFFGIISEVIPVHSRKPIFGYKAIAYSSLAISFLGLIVWAHHMFTSGIPGWLRMFFMITTMIIAVPTGIKVFSWLGTMWGGKIRLNSAMLFAIGFVSLFVIGGISGVMLAAVPFDIHVHDTYFVVAHLHYVLFGGSVFGIYAGIYHWYPKMTGRMMNEFWGKVHFALMYVGMNLCFLPMHKLGLMGMNRRIAEYDAKFATLNFVCTMGAYLLAISTVPFIINAIWSWMYGPKAGNNPWEALTLEWMTSSPPAIENFHGFPVLATGPYDYGMDRPKSEVDVPLADEREPALAAGPKSALRADPDPNVAANPEDRK
- a CDS encoding ABC transporter permease, producing MSSTFIPPKSDANWQQLASTAVQKEDTSNWLGELVQETLALTRRLFIQLQRRPSTLIAGIIQPVMWLILFGALFQNAPKGMFGDSTNYGQFLSAGVIVFTAFSGALNAGLPVMFDREFGFLNRLLVAPLASRFSIVLASTIFIVSQSLLQAAVIVAAAAFLGAGLPNLAGLGAIALIILLLALGVTAVSLGLAFALPGHIELIAVIFVTQLPLLFASTALAPLSFMPKWLQIVATINPLSYAIEPIRYLYLHNSWNLGNVVMQAPWGAVTFGGAILMLVGFSFVAVLSIQPLLRRTLA
- a CDS encoding cytochrome c oxidase subunit 3, encoding MQSPTIDPAKTELNYHHKAEAAHHEEHPDFRMFGLVMFLIAEGMIFLGMFGAYLAYRSTLPSWPPEGTPELELLLPGVNTIILISSSFVMHNADTAIKKNDVTGMRTWMAITAAMGIIFLSGQIYEYSHLEFGLKTNLFASAFYVLTGFHGLHVTVGVLAILAVLWRSRRANHYSQEHHFGVEAAELYWHFVDVVWIVLFGLLYLL
- a CDS encoding COX15/CtaA family protein, yielding MTEFVLQRQNTDTIEQSQPRERIRRLVWKLCVATLILMAIGSATRVMNAGLACPDWPLCYGTLVPTQQMNFQVFLEWFHRLDAALIGLGAIALTVVSWWNRNFLPRWLPWAAIFALSLIVFQGVLGGLTVTELLRFDIVTAHLGTALLFFSALLVIGTALTPYQGTGNAGKLAWLGLAAAVLVYVQSLLGALVGSRWALHQCLTGQQLCSVMYSHIGGVVPPTLATLVLVLLSWRTPALHPALRRLANMAGGLILLQILLGLATFRLHLQVEPLTVSHQFVGAALLGVLVGYTVLAIRDVYGGSRSDRAGLNRPAA